Proteins encoded in a region of the Spiribacter sp. 1M189 genome:
- a CDS encoding GNAT family N-acetyltransferase, with protein sequence MSEQDASSEEHRLRLRHLRLSDYSDVKHIMDQVYPDLGGAWTRKQFAAQVSRFAEGQICIEDNGRVVAGAISMIVDYGRYGDRHKYDEITGNGYLSNHDPNGDVLYGVDIFVDPEYRGMRLGRRLYDARKELCRSLNLRAIVAGGRMPGYREHAGEMKPEEYIDLVKRRELYDPILSFQLANDFHVRRVITAYLPEDQDSRAFATLLQWDNIFYESGRTPLIGGRKSTVRVGTVQWQMRRVTNFEDLMSNIEFFVDAMAGYNCDFILFPELFNAPLLAQFNQEDPAEAMRGLAQYTGEITDAMSRMAVSYNINIIAGSMPVYDDNALYNVAYLCRRDGTIDNHYKLHATPDERFYWGVQGGDALKAFDTDVGKIGILVCYDVEFPEACRLLADQGMQILFVPFWTDTKNAYLRVRRCAQARAIENECYVAITGSVGNLPRVENIEIQYAQAAVFSPSDFAFPHDGIVSESTPNTEMTLVVDLDMDKLKQLRAEGSVQNAKDRRLDLYRVHWLED encoded by the coding sequence ATGAGTGAACAGGACGCAAGCTCCGAGGAACATCGCCTGCGGCTCCGCCATCTGCGCTTGTCGGACTACTCCGATGTCAAGCACATCATGGATCAGGTCTATCCCGACCTGGGTGGCGCCTGGACGCGCAAGCAGTTCGCCGCGCAGGTCAGTCGCTTCGCCGAGGGCCAGATCTGCATCGAGGATAACGGCCGGGTGGTGGCCGGTGCCATTTCCATGATCGTCGACTACGGCCGCTACGGCGACCGGCACAAGTACGACGAGATCACCGGCAACGGCTATCTGAGCAATCACGATCCCAACGGCGATGTGCTCTACGGCGTCGATATTTTCGTCGACCCCGAGTACCGCGGCATGCGTCTCGGCCGGCGCCTTTACGACGCCCGCAAGGAGCTCTGCCGCAGTCTCAACCTGCGCGCCATCGTCGCCGGTGGCCGCATGCCCGGCTATCGCGAGCATGCCGGCGAGATGAAGCCCGAGGAGTACATCGATCTGGTCAAGCGCCGCGAGCTCTACGACCCGATCCTCTCCTTTCAGCTCGCCAACGACTTTCACGTGCGCCGCGTGATCACCGCCTATCTGCCGGAGGATCAGGACTCCCGCGCCTTCGCGACGCTGCTGCAGTGGGACAACATCTTCTACGAGAGCGGTCGCACACCGCTCATCGGCGGGCGCAAGTCCACCGTGCGGGTCGGCACCGTGCAGTGGCAGATGCGCCGCGTGACCAACTTCGAGGATTTGATGTCGAACATCGAATTCTTCGTCGATGCCATGGCCGGCTACAACTGCGACTTCATCCTCTTCCCGGAGCTTTTCAACGCGCCGCTGCTCGCGCAGTTCAACCAGGAGGACCCGGCCGAGGCCATGCGCGGTCTGGCCCAGTACACCGGCGAGATCACCGATGCCATGAGCCGCATGGCCGTGTCCTACAACATCAACATCATCGCCGGCTCCATGCCAGTCTATGATGACAACGCCCTCTACAACGTCGCCTACCTGTGCCGGCGTGATGGCACCATCGACAACCACTACAAGCTCCACGCCACCCCCGATGAGCGCTTCTACTGGGGGGTACAGGGCGGCGATGCGCTGAAGGCCTTCGACACCGACGTGGGCAAGATCGGCATCCTGGTCTGCTACGACGTGGAATTCCCGGAGGCCTGCCGGCTGCTGGCCGATCAGGGCATGCAGATCCTGTTCGTGCCCTTCTGGACCGATACCAAGAACGCCTACCTGCGGGTGCGGCGCTGTGCCCAGGCGCGGGCCATCGAGAACGAGTGCTACGTGGCCATCACCGGCAGCGTCGGCAATCTGCCACGGGTGGAGAACATCGAGATCCAGTACGCCCAGGCCGCCGTGTTCTCACCCTCGGATTTCGCCTTCCCCCATGACGGGATCGTCAGCGAGTCGACACCCAATACCGAGATGACCCTGGTGGTGGATCTCGACATGGACAAGCTCAAGCAGCTCCGCGCCGAGGGCTCGGTCCAGAACGCCAAGGACCGGCGCCTGGACCTCTACCGCGTGCACTGGCTGGAGGACTGA
- a CDS encoding pyridoxal phosphate-dependent aminotransferase: MVNPVEMEQGDQAEGPLFSPSLQAIPMPGIRRMINTAAGMEDVIHLSIGQPDFPTPQHIVEAHIDALRDGYTGYTMDAGLPELLTGLARYYSARYDRELTEDNFLVTTGATEAMYLALTATAAPGRQFIVTDPTFLLYAPLIRMNGGEVKIIPTRPEHGHQIDPQEVIDAIGMRTFAIVLNSPSNPSGAVYPRETIEAIVQEAAYRGVYVFADEVYDHILLEEGMEFPSVINCTSDLDHVMSISSFSKTFSMAGFRIGWMISSQGAIKKLRRYHMFTTTVASTPAQWAGVAALKGDMACVDEMNAEYRRRRDRVVELVSETPHLTGYVPQGAFYVFPSLPPRTDATDLSLRMLEETGVCVIPGDAFGDTCSNAIRISFSNSMENIEEAFARMQPWLANQKF; this comes from the coding sequence ATGGTGAATCCGGTGGAGATGGAGCAGGGTGATCAGGCCGAAGGGCCGCTGTTCAGCCCCTCCCTTCAGGCCATCCCGATGCCCGGCATCCGGCGGATGATCAACACCGCCGCCGGCATGGAGGATGTCATCCATCTTTCCATCGGCCAGCCCGACTTCCCGACGCCGCAACATATCGTCGAGGCGCATATTGACGCACTGCGCGACGGGTACACGGGCTACACCATGGACGCCGGCCTGCCGGAGCTGCTCACCGGACTGGCGCGGTACTACAGCGCGCGCTACGACCGCGAGCTCACGGAGGACAATTTCCTCGTCACCACCGGCGCCACCGAGGCGATGTATCTCGCGCTCACCGCCACCGCGGCACCGGGCCGGCAGTTCATCGTCACCGATCCGACCTTCCTGCTCTATGCCCCGCTCATCCGCATGAACGGCGGCGAGGTGAAGATCATCCCGACGCGCCCCGAGCATGGCCATCAGATCGACCCGCAGGAGGTGATCGACGCCATCGGCATGCGCACCTTCGCGATCGTGCTCAACTCGCCGAGCAACCCGAGCGGGGCGGTCTATCCACGCGAGACCATCGAGGCGATCGTCCAGGAGGCGGCCTACCGTGGGGTCTACGTCTTCGCCGACGAGGTCTATGACCACATCCTGCTCGAGGAGGGGATGGAGTTCCCCAGCGTGATCAACTGCACCTCGGATCTCGATCATGTGATGTCGATCTCGAGCTTCTCCAAGACCTTCAGCATGGCGGGATTCCGCATCGGCTGGATGATCTCCAGCCAGGGCGCGATCAAGAAGCTGCGGCGCTATCACATGTTCACCACCACGGTGGCGAGCACCCCGGCGCAGTGGGCCGGCGTGGCGGCACTCAAGGGTGACATGGCCTGTGTCGACGAGATGAACGCCGAATACCGGCGCCGTCGCGACCGGGTGGTGGAGCTCGTCAGCGAGACGCCGCATCTCACCGGCTACGTCCCGCAGGGAGCGTTCTACGTGTTCCCCTCGCTGCCGCCCCGGACCGATGCCACCGATCTCTCGCTACGCATGCTCGAGGAGACCGGCGTGTGCGTGATCCCGGGCGATGCTTTCGGCGATACCTGCAGCAACGCCATCCGCATCAGCTTCTCGAACTCCATGGAGAACATCGAAGAGGCGTTCGCGCGGATGCAGCCCTGGCTGGCGAACCAGAAGTTCTGA
- a CDS encoding D-2-hydroxyacid dehydrogenase, which yields MTEARPKIVVLTAPGEGLPEGMNALEDVAELQVAEDAESLRATLPGARVLCVTDFRTEALAEAWPAADALEWIHATSAGVDALLIPAVRESDIPVTNARGIFDRCIAEYVLGQIIAFCKDFAGNWQLKQAHQWQHRETEPVAGRSVLVVGAGSIGRQIARLCGAVGMSPDGVGRRARPGDEDFGAIYAQADLLSLLPDYDFVVIAAPLTADTEGLFGEAEFRAMHPGARLVNIGRGPIVKTDALVNALRDGAIDGAALDVFEQEPLPPAHPLWDLPNVHISSHMAGDFIGWKSALSQQFIDNFRRWHAGEPLNNPVDKAHGFVPST from the coding sequence ATGACCGAGGCCCGGCCCAAAATTGTTGTCCTCACCGCGCCTGGCGAGGGGCTTCCCGAGGGGATGAATGCGCTCGAAGACGTCGCCGAGCTGCAGGTCGCCGAGGATGCCGAAAGCCTCCGTGCCACGCTCCCCGGTGCCAGGGTGCTCTGTGTCACCGATTTTCGCACCGAGGCCCTGGCCGAGGCATGGCCGGCCGCCGACGCCCTGGAATGGATCCACGCCACCAGCGCCGGCGTCGATGCACTGCTGATCCCGGCGGTGCGCGAGAGCGACATTCCGGTGACCAATGCCCGCGGCATCTTCGATCGCTGCATCGCCGAGTACGTCCTCGGCCAGATCATCGCCTTCTGCAAGGACTTTGCCGGCAACTGGCAACTCAAGCAGGCCCATCAGTGGCAGCATCGCGAGACCGAGCCAGTGGCCGGACGCAGTGTGCTGGTGGTGGGCGCCGGCTCCATCGGCCGCCAGATCGCCCGCCTGTGCGGCGCCGTGGGCATGAGCCCGGATGGCGTCGGCCGCCGCGCCCGGCCGGGGGATGAGGACTTCGGCGCGATCTACGCCCAGGCCGATCTGCTCTCGCTGCTGCCGGACTATGATTTCGTGGTCATTGCCGCGCCGCTCACCGCCGATACCGAAGGCCTCTTTGGCGAGGCCGAGTTCCGGGCCATGCACCCCGGCGCACGTCTGGTCAACATCGGCCGCGGCCCCATCGTCAAGACCGATGCGCTGGTCAACGCGCTGCGCGACGGGGCCATCGACGGCGCCGCACTGGATGTCTTCGAGCAGGAGCCACTGCCGCCGGCGCACCCGCTCTGGGATCTGCCCAATGTGCACATCTCCTCGCACATGGCGGGCGATTTCATTGGCTGGAAAAGCGCCCTGTCACAGCAGTTCATTGACAACTTCCGGCGCTGGCATGCCGGCGAGCCCCTGAACAACCCGGTGGACAAGGCCCACGGCTTTGTCCCCTCCACCTGA
- a CDS encoding NAD-dependent succinate-semialdehyde dehydrogenase, protein MIDSPLLPSLGGYINGEWVMADSGRTLAVTNPVDNGHLADVAAMGGDETSRAIAAAEAALEQPADREQRRRWLDAIADALIANREEIGRILCMEHGKPLAEAQGEADYAAGFFRYAAAHIDALAPHTLDERPRDCTWHVHYRPAGVVGLITPWNFPIGMIAKKLSSAIAADCPSVIKPSSKTPLTMIALFTLLEREVGLPAGKANLVMGSAGPITDALFNAPSVRVISFTGSTEVGRELIRQSAPGVKRLTLELGGNAPYIIFDDADLDHAADQLIGNKFRGGGQTCVCANRIFVHGDVAATFADKLAERVKALTVGDGMKEGTRLGPLIDENAVAKVQRHVEDAVARGAQQVYQGDASGLAGTFYPPTVLLDVPAEAACYREETFGPLVPIITFADDAEVVHMANDTDFGLACYVFTANEARGYGVIERLRFGHAALNTGSGPTPEAPFGGMKQSGFGREGGLEGLFEFTETQTIPVG, encoded by the coding sequence ATGATCGACTCTCCCCTGCTCCCGTCACTCGGCGGCTACATCAACGGCGAATGGGTCATGGCCGACAGTGGCCGCACGCTCGCCGTGACCAACCCGGTCGACAATGGCCATCTGGCGGACGTCGCCGCCATGGGGGGTGACGAGACCAGCCGGGCCATCGCCGCGGCCGAGGCCGCCCTGGAGCAGCCCGCCGATCGCGAGCAGCGCCGCCGCTGGCTGGACGCCATTGCCGATGCGCTGATCGCCAACCGCGAGGAGATCGGCCGGATTCTGTGCATGGAGCACGGCAAGCCGCTGGCCGAGGCCCAGGGCGAGGCGGATTACGCCGCGGGCTTCTTCCGCTATGCCGCCGCCCACATCGACGCCCTCGCGCCGCACACGCTCGACGAGCGTCCGCGTGACTGTACCTGGCATGTCCACTATCGACCCGCCGGCGTGGTCGGGCTGATCACGCCGTGGAACTTCCCCATTGGCATGATCGCCAAGAAGCTCTCCTCGGCCATCGCCGCCGACTGCCCCAGCGTCATCAAGCCCTCGTCGAAGACACCGCTGACCATGATCGCGCTGTTCACCCTGCTCGAGCGCGAGGTCGGGCTGCCCGCGGGCAAGGCCAACCTGGTCATGGGCTCGGCGGGGCCGATCACGGATGCGCTTTTCAATGCACCTTCCGTGCGGGTGATCAGCTTCACCGGGTCCACCGAGGTGGGCCGCGAGCTGATCCGCCAGTCCGCCCCCGGCGTCAAGCGCCTCACCCTCGAGCTGGGCGGCAATGCGCCCTACATCATCTTCGATGATGCCGATCTCGATCATGCCGCCGATCAGCTCATCGGCAACAAATTCCGTGGCGGTGGCCAGACCTGTGTCTGCGCCAATCGCATCTTCGTGCATGGCGATGTCGCGGCCACCTTCGCCGACAAGCTCGCCGAGCGGGTCAAGGCCCTGACCGTGGGTGATGGCATGAAGGAGGGCACGCGCCTCGGCCCGTTGATCGATGAGAACGCCGTGGCCAAGGTTCAGCGGCACGTGGAGGATGCCGTGGCCCGGGGCGCGCAACAGGTCTACCAGGGCGATGCGAGTGGCCTGGCCGGGACCTTCTACCCGCCGACGGTGCTGCTCGACGTCCCGGCCGAGGCGGCCTGCTACCGCGAGGAGACCTTCGGTCCGCTGGTGCCGATCATCACCTTTGCCGACGACGCCGAGGTGGTGCATATGGCCAACGACACCGACTTCGGCCTCGCCTGCTATGTCTTCACCGCCAACGAGGCGCGGGGCTACGGGGTGATCGAGCGTCTGCGCTTCGGCCATGCGGCGCTGAACACCGGCAGCGGACCGACGCCGGAGGCGCCCTTCGGTGGCATGAAACAGTCCGGCTTCGGCCGCGAGGGTGGCCTCGAGGGGCTGTTCGAGTTCACCGAGACGCAGACCATCCCGGTGGGCTGA